In a single window of the Diachasmimorpha longicaudata isolate KC_UGA_2023 chromosome 16, iyDiaLong2, whole genome shotgun sequence genome:
- the LOC135169925 gene encoding uncharacterized protein LOC135169925: protein MTSPPIKYTTNRAIDHFNVAATLMKIIGYVDSIEDLRELPKSPSKWIYKCILNNNDGRRVRILCSGDDALKYKDEIKMYQGTLREKKYQRINNINAQFSFLDNKNHWRDY from the exons ATGACATCTCCACCTATTAAATATACGACCAACAGAGCCATTGATCATTTCAATGTTGCAGCTACACTCAT gaaAATCATCGGCTACGTCGACAGCATTGAAGACCTGAGAGAGTTGCCAAAGTCTCCATCTAAGTGGATTTACAAGtgcattttaaataacaatgatgGCAGAAGGGTTCGCATACTTTGCTCGGGGGATGATGCTCTCAAATACAAGGATGAGATCAAGATGTATCAG ggaaccttgagggaaaaaaaatatcaacgaataaataacataaatgccCAGTTCAGTTTTCTAG ataataaaaatcactggaggGATTATTAA